A stretch of the Papaver somniferum cultivar HN1 chromosome 6, ASM357369v1, whole genome shotgun sequence genome encodes the following:
- the LOC113288197 gene encoding uncharacterized protein LOC113288197 isoform X1, translating to MQSFPKNVNFGGNIGLRISNQFLPRFLQTNWVRKGSLIQRSADYSSSGPERYIPKINPKFEERKALHEQKLLRRKLEEISQDGVPYNFKPRTVKLNNGNVEENMENKNFDSKGFRRLLNFEETSQNGVSSDSKAQTVKANMKSGDIEENLEKRKFDNKVLERNPTSDEIPLNGGSDHSKVKPSDPGNVEEFSEKMKFNNKVFESKQNLDEKSPKGISYDSKANAVKPSSIFEEAEEFLDLEEEEHIDDPEILDENGNGQGDAKKHSRDIQDAAKVAIKALARRACTAHELRKKLLAKGFSPYVIQSVLTDFYIRGFVNDDLYAEAFARSKWSSSTWGPRRIKQTLHEKGVSDAVAAKAMKHVFEDDDSGEEMVSSLGMSKSSVNHLFVQSSKQWMRSQDVPLDKRKARMTRWLQYRGFGWGVIKFILGKLESQNTH from the exons atgCAATCCTTCCCTAAAAATGTCAACTTTGGTGGGAATATCGGCTTAAGAATCTCAAACCAGTTTCTCCCTAGATTTCTTCAGACAAACTG GGTTAGGAAAGGCAGTTTAATCCAGCGTTCTGCAGACTACTCATCATCTGGTCCGGAAAGATATATTCCGAAGATAAACCCCAAATTTGAAGAAAGAAAAGCTCTGCATGAGCAAAAATTATTGAGAAGAAAACTGGAGGAGATATCTCAAGATGGGGTTCCTTATAATTTTAAGCCTAGAACTG TCAAACTGAATAATGGAAACGTAGAGGAAAACATGGAGAACAAGAATTTTGATAGCAAGGGTTTTAGGAGATTATTGAATTTTGAAGAGACATCACAAAATGGGGTATCCTCTGATTCCAAGGCTCAAACTG TAAAAGCGAACATGAAATCCGGAGATATCGAGGAAAATTTGGAGAAAAGAAAATTCGATAATAAGGTTTTGGAGAGAAATCCCACTTCTGATGAGATACCACTAAATGGGGGTTCGGATCATTCCAAAG TCAAACCGAGTGATCCTGGAAATGTCGAAGAATTCTCAGAGAAAATGAAATTTAATAACAAAGTCTTTGAAAGCAAACAGAATTTAGATGAGAAATCACCAAAGGGGATTTCCTATGATTCCAAGGCTAATGCTG TCAAACCAAGCAGTATATTTGAAGAAGCTGAGGAATTCTTGGACCTGGAAGAGGAAGAACACATTGATGATCCTGAAATTTTAGATGAAAATGGAAATGGTCAAGGAGATGCGAAAAAACATAGTAGAGACATACAAGATGCCGCAAAAGTTGCAATTAAAGCACTTGCCAGAAG AGCATGCACTGCACACGAGTTACGAAAGAAACTACTTGCGAAGGGGTTTTCTCCCTATGTAATTCAAAGTGTGTTAACTGATTTTTACATCAG GGGGTTTGTTAATGATGATTTATATGCTGAAGCATTTGCTCGGTCTAAATGGTCTTCTTCAACTTGGGGACCTAGACGGATCAAACAA ACACTGCATGAAAAAGGGGTGAGTGATGCAGTTGCAGCGAAGGCAATGAAACATGTTTTTGAGGATGACGATTCTGGTGAAGAGATGGTGTCTAGCCTTGGAATGTCTAAGTCATCAGTGAATCATCTTTTTGTCCAATCTTCAAAACAGTGGATGCGTAGTCAGGATGTTCCGCTTGACAAGCGGAAGGCAAGAATGACCAGGTGGTTACAATACCGTGGTTTCGGCTGGGGTGTTATCAAATTCATCTTAGGCAAGCTGGAGTCTCAAAACACGCACTAG
- the LOC113288197 gene encoding uncharacterized protein LOC113288197 isoform X2, translating into MQSFPKNVNFGGNIGLRISNQFLPRFLQTNWVRKGSLIQRSADYSSSGPERYIPKINPKFEERKALHEQKLLRRKLEEISQDGVPYNFKPRTVKLNNGNVEENMENKNFDSKGFRRLLNFEETSQNGVSSDSKAQTVKANMKSGDIEENLEKRKFDNKVLERNPTSDEIPLNGGSDHSKVKPSSIFEEAEEFLDLEEEEHIDDPEILDENGNGQGDAKKHSRDIQDAAKVAIKALARRACTAHELRKKLLAKGFSPYVIQSVLTDFYIRGFVNDDLYAEAFARSKWSSSTWGPRRIKQTLHEKGVSDAVAAKAMKHVFEDDDSGEEMVSSLGMSKSSVNHLFVQSSKQWMRSQDVPLDKRKARMTRWLQYRGFGWGVIKFILGKLESQNTH; encoded by the exons atgCAATCCTTCCCTAAAAATGTCAACTTTGGTGGGAATATCGGCTTAAGAATCTCAAACCAGTTTCTCCCTAGATTTCTTCAGACAAACTG GGTTAGGAAAGGCAGTTTAATCCAGCGTTCTGCAGACTACTCATCATCTGGTCCGGAAAGATATATTCCGAAGATAAACCCCAAATTTGAAGAAAGAAAAGCTCTGCATGAGCAAAAATTATTGAGAAGAAAACTGGAGGAGATATCTCAAGATGGGGTTCCTTATAATTTTAAGCCTAGAACTG TCAAACTGAATAATGGAAACGTAGAGGAAAACATGGAGAACAAGAATTTTGATAGCAAGGGTTTTAGGAGATTATTGAATTTTGAAGAGACATCACAAAATGGGGTATCCTCTGATTCCAAGGCTCAAACTG TAAAAGCGAACATGAAATCCGGAGATATCGAGGAAAATTTGGAGAAAAGAAAATTCGATAATAAGGTTTTGGAGAGAAATCCCACTTCTGATGAGATACCACTAAATGGGGGTTCGGATCATTCCAAAG TCAAACCAAGCAGTATATTTGAAGAAGCTGAGGAATTCTTGGACCTGGAAGAGGAAGAACACATTGATGATCCTGAAATTTTAGATGAAAATGGAAATGGTCAAGGAGATGCGAAAAAACATAGTAGAGACATACAAGATGCCGCAAAAGTTGCAATTAAAGCACTTGCCAGAAG AGCATGCACTGCACACGAGTTACGAAAGAAACTACTTGCGAAGGGGTTTTCTCCCTATGTAATTCAAAGTGTGTTAACTGATTTTTACATCAG GGGGTTTGTTAATGATGATTTATATGCTGAAGCATTTGCTCGGTCTAAATGGTCTTCTTCAACTTGGGGACCTAGACGGATCAAACAA ACACTGCATGAAAAAGGGGTGAGTGATGCAGTTGCAGCGAAGGCAATGAAACATGTTTTTGAGGATGACGATTCTGGTGAAGAGATGGTGTCTAGCCTTGGAATGTCTAAGTCATCAGTGAATCATCTTTTTGTCCAATCTTCAAAACAGTGGATGCGTAGTCAGGATGTTCCGCTTGACAAGCGGAAGGCAAGAATGACCAGGTGGTTACAATACCGTGGTTTCGGCTGGGGTGTTATCAAATTCATCTTAGGCAAGCTGGAGTCTCAAAACACGCACTAG
- the LOC113285813 gene encoding protein TOO MANY MOUTHS-like yields MKFIPSFSLSFPTLVVLIFVPLVSPFTVILSDSGVPSALIDAPQTGFSMNKNGVHTDPHEQQAVYDIMRATGNGWATDIPDVCRGRWHGIECMPDKNQVYHVVSLSFGALSDDTAFPTCDEKHSFISPSLTKLPHIKTLFFYRCFSYNPQPIPSFLGHLGSSLQTLVLRENGHVGHIPTELGNLTHLKILDLHNNNLNGSIPASLGQLQNLKSLDLSRNRLSGSIPTLSYPILNILDLSQNLLADFIPMSIGNCPSLIKLDLSRNRLSGSIPSSISARTSLLLMDLSYNQLSGPLPVALGKLNSLQALILKGNRLESTTIPSVGFTGLQQLTTLVLSDMALQGSIPKWLGELPKLRVIHLDRNHLNGSIPRSFQGLKVLSELRLNDNQLVGRIPFRKETVWKMGAKLRLYNNSGLCYDASFVPEEDTGSFVAGIGYCESS; encoded by the coding sequence ATGAAGTTCATTCCTTCGTTCTCACTCTCATTTCCAACATTAGTGGTCCTAATATTCGTTCCTCTGGTATCACCATTCACTGTAATACTGTCGGATTCAGGTGTCCCGTCGGCATTAATTGATGCACCACAAACAGGTTTCTCTATGAACAAGAACGGTGTTCATACCGATCCCCACGAGCAACAAGCTGTTTATGACATAATGAGGGCAACTGGAAATGGCTGGGCAACTGACATTCCCGATGTTTGTCGTGGCCGATGGCATGGGATTGAGTGCATGCCTGATAAAAATCAAGTTTATCATGTTGTGTCACTCTCTTTCGGTGCACTATCTGATGATACAGCTTTTCCTACATGTGATGAGAAACACTCTTTCATATCTCCTTCTCTTACAAAACTTCCTCACATAAAAACACTCTTCTTTTACCGCTGTTTCAGTTATAACCCTCAACCAATTCCTTCCTTCCTTGGTCATTTGGGATCCTCACTCCAGACACTGGTCCTTAGAGAAAATGGTCACGTGGGTCACATTCCAACCGAGTTAGGTAATCTTACCCATTTAAAAATCCTCGATCTTCATAACAACAATCTCAATGGCTCTATACCGGCTTCACTTGGGCAGCTACAGAACCTGAAATCATTGGATTTGAGCCGCAATCGCTTATCAGGTTCAATACCGACTCTAAGTTACCCAATTCTGAATATACTAGATTTGAGCCAGAATCTCCTTGCAGATTTTATTCCTATGAGCATAGGAAATTGTCCTTCCCTTATAAAACTAGATTTAAGCAGAAACCGTCTCTCGGGATCAATACCCAGTTCGATCAGTGCCCGTACGAGTTTACTTCTTATGGATCTTAGTTACAATCAGTTGTCTGGTCCACTTCCAGTAGCTCTAGGAAAACTGAATTCACTCCAAGCTCTGATATTAAAAGGGAACCGGTTAGAGTCAACTACAATTCCAAGTGTAGGCTTCACTGGGTTGCAACAGTTGACAACTTTGGTCCTTTCTGATATGGCATTGCAAGGATCAATACCAAAGTGGCTTGGTGAATTACCTAAACTTCGTGTCATTCATTTGGATAGAAACCATCTTAACGGTTCTATTCCAAGAAGCTTTCAAGGCCTAAAGGTTCTCAGTGAGTTGAGACTAAATGATAACCAATTGGTTGGTCGGATTCCATTCAGGAAAGAAACCGTCTGGAAAATGGGTGCAAAGCTAAGGCTTTATAACAATTCAGGTCTATGTTATGATGCAAGTTTTGTACCAGAAGAAGATACAGGTTCCTTTGTTGCGGGCATTGGTTATTGCGAGTCATCGTAA